From Roseofilum reptotaenium CS-1145, one genomic window encodes:
- a CDS encoding WD40 repeat domain-containing protein: MNTRSILTLLLSLSSTVFISSVQPAYANPVKETEINAQSYALMEKATIWKQLPTPDQTITALDISPTGNFAVGGSQEAIVHLWDLRAQQVVRDLHSHTAKVTSVVFSPNGRTFVSGSTDKTIKIWNLAMLRLNMTIYTDHEIHSLAVSPHGQTFASGNEDGTVEVWNLNTGKKRREFSTPIQSKVEVSYSDDGNFLVTRYPDRDIVHFWNPLTGELLGSNLAEDPLPVDQWSEIACSGLSESLGDNSNSDGFWSELCGEIASTAQGNLWANIDSNSIVLWRLPNPLKFTANQDSNPDLLGSEEAIASIP, translated from the coding sequence ATGAACACGCGATCTATTCTCACTCTTCTTTTAAGTCTTTCCTCAACGGTCTTTATCTCTTCTGTGCAACCGGCTTATGCCAACCCTGTGAAAGAGACAGAAATTAACGCCCAATCCTATGCACTCATGGAAAAAGCGACAATTTGGAAACAACTACCCACACCAGACCAAACTATTACCGCTTTAGACATTAGTCCGACAGGAAATTTTGCAGTGGGGGGGAGTCAAGAGGCGATCGTTCATTTATGGGATTTAAGAGCGCAACAAGTAGTTCGTGACCTGCACAGTCATACCGCTAAAGTTACCTCAGTGGTATTTAGTCCTAATGGGCGAACTTTTGTTAGTGGTAGTACTGATAAAACGATCAAAATTTGGAATTTAGCTATGTTAAGACTAAACATGACTATCTATACAGATCATGAAATTCATTCCTTAGCTGTAAGTCCCCATGGACAAACCTTTGCCAGTGGTAATGAGGATGGTACTGTAGAAGTTTGGAATTTAAATACGGGTAAAAAAAGACGAGAATTTAGTACACCAATACAGTCAAAAGTTGAAGTCTCTTATAGTGATGATGGTAACTTTTTAGTGACTCGTTATCCCGATCGCGATATCGTCCATTTTTGGAATCCGCTGACTGGAGAGTTGTTAGGCTCCAATCTTGCCGAAGATCCGTTGCCTGTAGACCAATGGTCAGAGATAGCTTGTAGTGGTTTATCGGAATCGCTAGGAGATAACTCTAATAGTGATGGATTTTGGTCAGAGCTTTGTGGCGAGATCGCTTCTACTGCTCAAGGAAACTTGTGGGCTAATATTGACTCTAATTCTATTGTTTTGTGGCGTTTGCCAAATCCTCTCAAATTCACGGCTAACCAAGATTCAAATCCCGATTTACTTGGTTCCGAAGAGGCGATCGC
- the dprA gene encoding DNA-processing protein DprA — translation MTERAFWLAWSQLPKVGPVLLQRIENQFGSLAAAWQADAIALSSIEGVGIKTAQSWVAHRKQLDPIALLEQHLQTNPQFWTPSDALYPRLLLEIPSPPPVLYYRGIVEPEENQGIRPAVAIVGTREVTDYGRRWTYRLSKQLVQRGFTIVSGMAQGVDTQAHRGCLDAGGRTIAVLGTGVDIIYPPGNQSLYNQILEQGLAISEYPAGVQPNRAHFPQRNRIVAGLSRAVLVTEAPTHSGALITARLANEFGRDVYVLPGRIDDENSKGCLGLISKGAQVLINEGYVLELLSQIPELDPVIPRENVPTQQLSLFPTSPKPAPAPVPSLPPLQQKVLDGVKMEATSLDAIVQQTGLSAAEVSSTLIELELLGLVSQLPGMRYQR, via the coding sequence ATGACAGAACGTGCTTTTTGGTTAGCCTGGTCACAATTGCCGAAGGTAGGGCCAGTTTTGCTACAAAGAATTGAGAATCAGTTTGGCAGTTTGGCAGCCGCGTGGCAAGCAGATGCGATCGCCCTCAGTTCTATAGAAGGAGTTGGAATCAAAACCGCACAATCCTGGGTAGCTCATCGTAAACAGCTCGATCCGATCGCCCTTTTAGAACAGCATTTACAAACGAATCCTCAATTTTGGACTCCTAGCGATGCCCTTTATCCACGCTTACTATTAGAAATCCCCAGTCCTCCACCGGTACTCTATTATCGAGGCATAGTGGAACCCGAAGAAAATCAAGGAATCAGACCAGCCGTAGCCATTGTGGGCACTCGTGAAGTGACCGACTATGGTAGGCGATGGACCTATCGCCTCAGTAAGCAATTAGTCCAACGGGGATTTACAATTGTTTCTGGCATGGCTCAAGGGGTGGATACTCAAGCCCATCGGGGATGTTTAGACGCAGGAGGGCGTACCATCGCTGTTTTGGGAACTGGAGTTGATATTATCTATCCTCCGGGCAATCAATCCCTTTACAACCAGATCCTCGAACAAGGATTAGCGATCAGTGAATATCCCGCAGGAGTCCAACCCAACCGGGCCCATTTTCCCCAACGGAATCGTATTGTGGCGGGATTGAGTCGAGCCGTATTAGTCACTGAAGCACCGACTCACTCAGGAGCATTGATTACGGCCAGATTAGCCAATGAATTTGGCCGGGATGTCTATGTCTTGCCTGGCCGAATTGATGATGAGAACTCTAAAGGATGTCTGGGTTTAATCAGTAAAGGGGCACAGGTGCTGATTAATGAAGGGTATGTATTAGAGCTGTTGTCCCAAATTCCAGAACTCGATCCGGTGATTCCAAGAGAGAACGTACCCACTCAACAGTTATCCTTATTCCCCACATCTCCTAAACCTGCACCTGCTCCTGTTCCCTCGTTACCTCCTTTGCAACAGAAGGTATTAGACGGCGTAAAGATGGAAGCGACTTCCCTGGATGCGATCGTACAGCAAACGGGATTAAGTGCAGCAGAAGTTTCCTCGACCTTAATCGAATTAGAGCTACTGGGATTAGTGTCCCAATTACCTGGAATGAGATACCAGCGTTAA